Part of the Synechococcus sp. HK01-R genome is shown below.
ATGGCGGCCACCACGCCGGCATCGAGGCCATCGAGGCTGAGGGTGATCCGATCCAGACCAGCTCGCCGCAGACGCTCAGCCCTGGCTTGATCCAGGAGCAAGCCATTGCTGGTGAGAGCCACCTCCTCCAGTTGCGACAGTGGATCGCCTGGCTGTTGTCGCCGCAGGCGAATTGCCTCAAGCAAGGGCTCCAGCTGGTCACTGAGCAAGGGTTCACCACCGGTGAGGCGCAGGGAGCGAACCCCAAGGCGACAGCAGGCCTCGATCAGCGCCAGGCGCTGCGACTGACTCAGCAACCCGCTCACCTCCCTGTGGTCGGGCTGGCAATAGGAACAGGCGAGATTGCAACGGGCCGTCAACGACAGACGCAGCACCTGAAGAGGGCGCTGCCTGCGGTCCGTCACCAACTCAGAACTCACCATCAGTCAACGCTGCCAGATCAGCGGGATGGTTGGCATTGAGCAGCTGCTCTGGAGGCAGAAAAAAGGAGCGGTGGGGAATCAGGTCCAACCAATCGTGCCAGCGATGGCAGCCGCGACCTAACTGCCGCTCGAGTGCAGCGTGGGAGCCAGCCATACCGGGATAAATCCCAAGCAGGGGCTGCTGCCGTTCGCCGTCATGCGCCACCAAGGCCGCGTGCTCCTGTTCCCGCCAGGCGACCAACAGCGTCTCCAGGGCAGGGGAGGTGAGGTAAGGCAAATCGATCGGCAGCACCAACCAGGCCTCATCGACCCGAGCGGAAAACACGGCAGCAAAAGCCTGCAAAGGTCCGGCAGGAGGCCAAGGCTCAGGCAGCACCGACAAATCCGGAAAACGTGAAGCAAGGTGTTCACGATGTCGGGGATGACCTGACAGCACCAGCACCTGCAGATCCAGAGCTCTCGCCATGGCGACGGTGTTGTCAATCCAGGTCCCGCCCCTGGGATGGGGCAACAGCGCCTTGTCAGCACCCATGCGACGGCTGGCCCCTCCGGCGAGAACACACGCACGTAGCAGTCGCGGCACAACAGAGGCTCGGATCACCGTCACTTAGCACCGCCGCAGGGGGGCGATTCCGTAACAACAGCGACCAGGGAGATGGCGGGAAGGTGGTGCAATAACCCGGCGGTTTGCATTGGCGCCGCAACTGAAATCCTGGGCGCTGCCTTTTCCGAAGCCGGGGTTTGATCCTTCCTCATCCACAACCCCATGCTTGGCGATCTTTGGTCGTTCCAGGGCAGGTACCGAACCCTTCACCTGACCTGGTTCGCCTTCTTCCTGACCTTCGTGGTCTGGTTCAACCTGGCCCCTCTGGCCACCACGGTGAAGGCGGATTTCGGACTCAGTGTTCCCCAGATCCGCACCCTGGCGATCTGCAACGTGGCATTGACTGTGCCCGCTCGCATCCTGATCGGGATGCTGCTCGACAAGTTCGGCCCACGCATCACCTACTCCTCCTTGCTGGTGTTCGCAGCCATTCCCTGTCTGCTGTTTGCCTCCGCTCAGGACTTCAACCAGCTGGTGGTGGCCCGTCTCCTGCTCTCGATCGTGGGCGCGGGTTTTGTGATCGGGATCCGCATGGTGGCTGAATGGTTCCCACCCAAGGAGATCGGCCTGGCAGAGGGGATCTACGGTGGTTGGGGCAACTTCGGCTCCGCCTTCTCTGCCCTCACCTTGGTGATCGTGGCCGGCTGGCTGTCATTCTCCGGCGGCTTCGAGCTACCGGGCGGCGACATCCTGAACTGGCGCGGTGCCATCGCCCTCACCGGCATCATCTCCGCGGTGTACGGCTTCATTTATTACGCCAACGTCAGTGACACCCCTCCTGGCAAGGCCTATCAGAAGCCGGCCAAGTCTGCGGGCCTTGAGGTCACATCCATGAAGGATTTCTGGGGTCTGCTGGGCATGAACGTGCCCTTCGCGGCCATCCTCTGCGTGCTCTGTTGGCGTCTCCAGAAAGTTGGCTTTCTGAATGCCGGCACCTATCCCCTGGCGTTGGTTGCGGTGCTGATCTGGTTCATCTTCCAGACCTGGGGAATCATCCGCACCAACCGTGAGCTGATCCTTGGAACTAAGACCTACCCCAAAGAGGATCGCTACGAGTTCAAACAGGTGGCCATCCTGGAGCTCACCTACATCGTCAACTTCGGTTCCGAGCTGGCCGTGGTGTCGATGCTCCCCGCCTTCTTCGAGAGCACCTTCGATCTACCCAAGGCCACGGCAGGCATCCTGGCCTCCTGCTACGCCTTCGTGAACTTGATCGCCCGCCCCGGTGGCGGACTGATCTCCGATCGGCTCGGGAGTCGCAAAGGCACGATGGGCTTGCTCACCATCGGCCTGGGCATCGGCTATTTGGTGATGAGCCTGATCAAGCCAGGAACCTTCAGCGGCACTGCCGGCATCGCGATTGCCGTTTTGCTCACCATGGCCTGCTCCTTCTTTGTGCAAGCCGGTGAAGGTGCCACCTTCGCCATGGTGCCCCTGGTGAAGAAGCGGGTCACCGGACAGATCGCTGGCATGGTGGGCGCCTACGGAAACGTCGGGGCCGTGGCCTACCTGACGATTTTCAGCCTCCTGCCCATCTGGATGGGTGGTGATGCGAAGGATCCCTCACCCGAAATCGTGGCGGCCTCCAACAGTGCCTTCTTCCAGGTGCTGGGGATCGCTGGCCTGATCGTGGGCTTCCTCTGCTACTTCTTCCTCAAAGAACCCAAGGGATCCTTTGCTGAAGAGCATGCCGATGAGGCTGCACTGGCGAAGGTCTGATCAAACCGCGCCTCAACAGGCTGCACTCGTGGGGAGCCCAACAGGGCTCCCGCTTTTGTTGGCACAACGATCCCGATCATGTCCCAGCGCTGGTTAACTCAGCGCCAACATCCCTCTCGCCATGGCTGAGCCGACGACCAACCAACACAGCCAGTGTCCCTACTGCGGAGTGGGCTGCGGTCTTGAGCTCCTGCCGCCGGGAGAAGCCGGAAAGGCCGTCAAGCGTGATGCCGATGGAACACCGATGTGGAACTCCCGCGGTGATCGAGACCATCCCTCCAGCCTCGGTCAGGTGTGCATCAAAGGGGCCACGGTCGGGGAGACCCTGGCCCGAGGTCGACTGAATCAACCTCTCTATCGCGCCAGTCTCGACCAGGATTTTCAGCCGATCGCCTGGGATCAGGCCCTGGATCTGCTTGAAGGTCGAATTCGTAGCACCCTTGCCGGCAAGGGG
Proteins encoded:
- a CDS encoding molybdenum cofactor guanylyltransferase, which translates into the protein MTVIRASVVPRLLRACVLAGGASRRMGADKALLPHPRGGTWIDNTVAMARALDLQVLVLSGHPRHREHLASRFPDLSVLPEPWPPAGPLQAFAAVFSARVDEAWLVLPIDLPYLTSPALETLLVAWREQEHAALVAHDGERQQPLLGIYPGMAGSHAALERQLGRGCHRWHDWLDLIPHRSFFLPPEQLLNANHPADLAALTDGEF
- a CDS encoding MFS transporter, yielding MLGDLWSFQGRYRTLHLTWFAFFLTFVVWFNLAPLATTVKADFGLSVPQIRTLAICNVALTVPARILIGMLLDKFGPRITYSSLLVFAAIPCLLFASAQDFNQLVVARLLLSIVGAGFVIGIRMVAEWFPPKEIGLAEGIYGGWGNFGSAFSALTLVIVAGWLSFSGGFELPGGDILNWRGAIALTGIISAVYGFIYYANVSDTPPGKAYQKPAKSAGLEVTSMKDFWGLLGMNVPFAAILCVLCWRLQKVGFLNAGTYPLALVAVLIWFIFQTWGIIRTNRELILGTKTYPKEDRYEFKQVAILELTYIVNFGSELAVVSMLPAFFESTFDLPKATAGILASCYAFVNLIARPGGGLISDRLGSRKGTMGLLTIGLGIGYLVMSLIKPGTFSGTAGIAIAVLLTMACSFFVQAGEGATFAMVPLVKKRVTGQIAGMVGAYGNVGAVAYLTIFSLLPIWMGGDAKDPSPEIVAASNSAFFQVLGIAGLIVGFLCYFFLKEPKGSFAEEHADEAALAKV